From one Bacillus sp. FJAT-42376 genomic stretch:
- the trmB gene encoding tRNA (guanosine(46)-N7)-methyltransferase TrmB, producing the protein MRVRNKPWASDFIAENRHIAIAQPSELKGKWNEFFGNSNPIHIEVGTGKGQFLSGMAKANPDINYVGVELFESVMVIAVQKVLEAGVDNLKLLNVDAADLTEIFDDGEVSRVYLNFSDPWPKKRHEKRRLTYKTFLSLYERLLKKGGDIHFKTDNQGLFEFSLRSFSEYGLLLTYVSLDLHESDFEGNIMTEYEEKFSNKGQRIYRCEAKYQND; encoded by the coding sequence ATGCGAGTAAGAAATAAACCGTGGGCCAGTGACTTTATCGCTGAAAACCGCCACATTGCCATCGCACAGCCATCTGAGCTGAAAGGGAAATGGAATGAGTTTTTTGGAAATTCCAATCCCATCCATATAGAAGTAGGGACTGGAAAAGGGCAATTTCTTTCTGGTATGGCAAAAGCCAATCCGGATATAAATTATGTGGGCGTAGAACTTTTTGAAAGTGTGATGGTGATCGCGGTACAGAAGGTACTTGAAGCCGGGGTGGACAACCTTAAATTGCTGAATGTAGACGCCGCTGACTTAACCGAAATTTTTGACGATGGAGAAGTCAGCCGGGTGTACTTGAATTTTTCAGACCCATGGCCGAAGAAGCGTCATGAAAAGCGGCGACTGACCTACAAGACTTTTTTGAGTCTGTATGAACGTCTGCTGAAAAAAGGCGGAGACATTCATTTCAAAACGGATAATCAAGGATTGTTTGAATTTTCGCTGAGAAGCTTCTCCGAATACGGACTTCTTCTTACGTATGTCAGTCTAGATCTGCATGAGAGCGATTTTGAAGGCAACATCATGACAGAATATGAAGAAAAATTCTCCAATAAAGGTCAAAGAATATACCGCTGTGAAGCGAAATATCAAAACGATTGA
- a CDS encoding MBL fold metallo-hydrolase, with protein sequence MEELKIGQMKLTWLNGGVTHLDGGAMFGVVPKALWSKKYPVNERNQIELRTDPILIQANGKKFLVESGIGRGRLTEKQLKNYGVSEESKLEESLQSLGIAPAEIDFVLLTHMHFDHITGLTRDIDGQLHSVFPNARIITSDVEWDEMRNPNIRSKNTYWKENWKAIEQQVEPFREKIEIIPGITMIHTGGHSSGHCILLLEDQGETAVHMADLMPTHAHDNVLWVLAYDDYPMTSIEQKEKWLSFAAEKEAWMTFYHDAKYRAIKWNASKETVNTVNRVK encoded by the coding sequence ATGGAAGAACTGAAAATCGGTCAAATGAAACTTACCTGGCTAAACGGCGGAGTTACTCATCTTGATGGGGGCGCCATGTTTGGGGTTGTGCCTAAGGCTCTTTGGTCTAAAAAATATCCTGTTAATGAGCGGAACCAGATTGAGCTCAGGACGGATCCCATTCTGATTCAGGCAAACGGAAAAAAATTTCTTGTTGAATCTGGAATCGGGAGAGGCAGGCTGACCGAAAAACAGCTCAAAAACTATGGGGTATCAGAGGAGTCAAAGCTTGAGGAGTCTCTTCAAAGTTTAGGAATTGCTCCGGCAGAGATTGATTTCGTCCTGCTCACGCATATGCACTTTGATCATATTACAGGATTAACGAGGGATATAGACGGTCAACTGCATTCTGTATTTCCCAATGCGAGGATTATTACAAGTGACGTTGAATGGGATGAAATGAGAAATCCGAACATCCGGTCTAAAAATACATATTGGAAAGAAAATTGGAAAGCGATTGAACAGCAAGTGGAACCGTTCCGGGAAAAAATTGAAATCATTCCGGGTATTACGATGATTCACACAGGCGGACACAGCAGCGGACATTGTATTCTGCTCCTGGAGGACCAGGGAGAGACTGCCGTGCATATGGCGGATTTAATGCCGACCCATGCCCATGACAATGTTCTTTGGGTACTGGCCTATGATGATTATCCGATGACGTCCATAGAGCAGAAAGAAAAGTGGCTGAGCTTCGCAGCTGAAAAAGAAGCTTGGATGACGTTTTATCATGATGCGAAATACAGGGCAATCAAATGGAATGCTTCTAAGGAAACCGTGAACACTGTAAATAGAGTAAAATAA
- a CDS encoding YtzH-like family protein produces MPLDYHHQVTLLRDILSEHQADCCGTAAECEQIERLIKSLMVNAEVNQNVKNVLQNIYDYSHKGLSAPELNQHITSQQQNLTQWIQDIDSFS; encoded by the coding sequence ATGCCTCTTGATTATCATCACCAGGTTACTTTGCTCAGAGATATCTTGTCCGAACATCAGGCTGATTGCTGCGGAACAGCGGCTGAATGCGAACAGATTGAAAGGCTGATTAAATCCTTAATGGTAAATGCAGAAGTAAATCAAAATGTTAAAAATGTGCTGCAAAACATTTATGATTACAGCCATAAAGGCCTATCCGCTCCGGAATTGAATCAGCATATTACATCTCAGCAGCAAAATCTTACCCAATGGATTCAGGATATCGATTCCTTTTCCTGA
- the pulA gene encoding type I pullulanase: protein MTSVNSPFDAYLDDLHTITILLPIERKHSFNKSFHVTDDEGNQSPLSMSDCYEIENFVKCICHSSIQLKAGKRQTITDSSGLSAELMMGAVIRTPEFDELYSYEDELGARFSENSIYINVWAPTAVEVKLILADPAGKAEEWAMNQEDKGVWSVSAGMDHYGEFYRFKALINSNWREAVDPYAKAVSKNGEWGVLLNPADAQVDKIPAPPLNQVTDAIIYELHVRDFSIHENSGMQAKGKFKAFTENHTSTAKGYSSGMAYLKSLGVTHVELLPVYDFEGVAEGEENGGYNWGYNPVHFNAPEGSYSTDPDHPLARIRELKEAIQALHANGLKMIMDGVYNHVYDMNRSSFEKLVPGYYFRMDEYGYPSNGTGVGNDFASERRMARKYILDSVRYWMEEYDVDGIRFDLMGILDLDTMRKVRTEAALIKEDAILLGEGWDLSTPLGADRKTTIINAKKIPGVAFFNDRFRDMVKGSTFLHGDRGFSMGDEGKKDETLSVIKGIVQYSQDSVKWLEDPSQSVNYVESHDNHTYWDKLKIAVPGASDEKLRQYQKLASSMVILSQGIPFLHAGQEFYRTKQGCENSYNQSDEINQLDWNLREAHEQDIQEIRRLIALRKSHGAFRLGSKEKAERHFHTLPSPPYAIFYHLKDVKEYGTWSDIAVIHQAWEMEAEFALPDEDEWAIAYEPGDQGGNCYLEKGKVTLKKIGTYVLFKS from the coding sequence AATCGTTTCACGTGACAGATGATGAGGGGAATCAGTCTCCTCTATCCATGTCGGATTGTTATGAAATTGAGAACTTTGTAAAATGCATATGCCATTCAAGCATTCAGCTCAAAGCCGGAAAACGGCAGACAATTACCGATTCCAGCGGACTTTCTGCTGAGCTTATGATGGGTGCGGTGATCCGTACACCGGAATTTGATGAATTGTACAGCTATGAAGACGAACTTGGAGCACGGTTCAGCGAAAACAGTATTTATATAAACGTATGGGCTCCTACGGCAGTGGAGGTAAAGCTGATTTTGGCCGATCCTGCCGGAAAAGCTGAAGAATGGGCCATGAACCAGGAAGACAAGGGCGTTTGGAGTGTGTCGGCCGGGATGGACCATTACGGGGAATTTTACCGCTTCAAAGCTCTGATCAATTCAAATTGGAGAGAGGCAGTTGATCCATACGCTAAAGCCGTATCTAAAAATGGAGAATGGGGTGTGCTGCTGAATCCTGCTGATGCGCAAGTGGACAAAATTCCGGCTCCGCCTTTAAATCAAGTTACGGATGCGATTATTTATGAATTGCATGTCCGGGATTTCTCCATTCATGAAAACAGCGGGATGCAAGCAAAAGGAAAGTTCAAAGCGTTTACTGAAAACCATACTTCTACAGCAAAAGGATATTCATCCGGAATGGCCTACCTGAAAAGTCTTGGAGTGACCCATGTAGAACTGCTGCCGGTTTATGATTTTGAAGGAGTGGCGGAAGGGGAAGAAAATGGAGGCTACAATTGGGGCTATAATCCGGTGCACTTTAACGCACCTGAGGGAAGCTATTCAACTGACCCGGATCATCCGCTTGCCCGTATCAGGGAATTAAAAGAAGCCATTCAGGCCCTCCATGCAAATGGATTGAAAATGATTATGGACGGTGTCTATAATCATGTATACGATATGAACCGGTCGTCCTTTGAAAAGCTCGTTCCCGGCTATTATTTCAGGATGGATGAATATGGATACCCCTCAAATGGAACCGGAGTGGGCAACGATTTTGCATCAGAAAGAAGAATGGCAAGAAAGTATATCCTCGATTCTGTCAGGTATTGGATGGAAGAATACGATGTGGACGGGATCCGCTTTGATTTAATGGGAATTCTCGATTTGGACACGATGAGGAAGGTAAGAACCGAAGCGGCTCTCATTAAAGAAGATGCTATTCTTCTCGGAGAGGGCTGGGATTTATCAACTCCTCTGGGAGCAGACCGAAAAACGACGATTATTAACGCGAAAAAAATTCCGGGTGTTGCATTTTTCAATGACCGTTTCCGCGATATGGTGAAAGGAAGCACATTCCTTCATGGAGACAGAGGATTTTCTATGGGTGATGAAGGCAAAAAGGATGAAACCTTATCTGTTATAAAAGGGATTGTTCAATATAGCCAGGATTCTGTGAAATGGCTCGAGGATCCGTCTCAATCCGTCAATTATGTAGAATCACATGATAACCATACGTATTGGGATAAACTGAAAATAGCGGTTCCGGGAGCTTCGGATGAAAAGCTTCGCCAGTATCAGAAACTCGCATCCTCCATGGTCATTCTATCTCAGGGGATTCCTTTTCTGCATGCCGGACAGGAGTTCTACAGGACAAAACAAGGATGCGAAAACAGCTATAATCAAAGTGATGAAATCAATCAGCTTGACTGGAATTTAAGAGAAGCGCATGAACAGGATATTCAGGAAATAAGACGGCTTATTGCCCTGCGGAAATCGCACGGTGCATTCAGATTGGGCAGCAAGGAAAAAGCAGAGCGTCATTTTCATACCCTTCCTTCACCGCCGTACGCCATTTTTTATCATTTGAAAGATGTGAAGGAGTATGGAACCTGGTCGGATATCGCGGTTATTCATCAGGCTTGGGAAATGGAAGCGGAATTTGCCCTGCCTGATGAGGATGAGTGGGCAATTGCTTATGAGCCGGGAGATCAAGGCGGAAATTGTTACCTTGAAAAAGGAAAAGTAACCCTTAAAAAGATAGGAACGTATGTATTGTTTAAGTCCTAG
- a CDS encoding phosphotransferase family protein, with protein MTLNQIWLEHLLGQEWELSPAGGATGEAYYARNGEQKLFLKRNSSPFLAVLSAEGIVPKLVWTRRMENGDVITAQHWLDGRELKPADMDGDHVAALLHKIHHSKELLDMLKRLEKQPLTPSSILEGIRDTLEFEKFFLPDIEEALQYLEERLPDVEVEEKVVCHCDLNHNNWLLSENGQLYLIDWDGAVIADPAIDLGNLLYSYMEESRWSDWLSQYGLELTEHLRLRMYWYVLAQTIVSLMWNRSKNHIKEMHQAIENLSLLLARKI; from the coding sequence TTGACATTGAATCAAATTTGGCTGGAACATCTGCTCGGACAAGAGTGGGAGCTTTCTCCTGCAGGAGGGGCTACGGGAGAAGCTTATTATGCCCGAAATGGGGAACAGAAGCTTTTCTTAAAACGTAATAGTTCGCCATTTCTTGCCGTTCTCTCAGCAGAAGGAATTGTTCCAAAGCTGGTTTGGACAAGAAGAATGGAAAACGGCGATGTTATAACGGCACAGCACTGGCTGGATGGCCGCGAATTAAAGCCTGCAGACATGGATGGTGATCATGTAGCGGCGCTATTACATAAGATCCATCACTCAAAAGAGCTTCTGGATATGCTGAAAAGGCTGGAAAAGCAGCCGTTGACACCATCTTCCATTCTCGAAGGGATCCGCGACACACTTGAATTCGAAAAGTTCTTTTTGCCTGATATAGAAGAAGCACTCCAATATTTGGAGGAACGCTTGCCGGATGTCGAGGTGGAAGAAAAGGTTGTATGCCATTGTGATTTAAATCATAATAACTGGCTGCTCTCGGAGAACGGCCAGCTTTATCTGATTGATTGGGATGGTGCTGTTATTGCGGACCCTGCCATAGACTTGGGAAATCTTCTCTATTCCTATATGGAGGAAAGCCGCTGGAGCGATTGGCTTTCCCAGTATGGTCTTGAACTGACAGAGCATCTACGTCTGCGGATGTACTGGTATGTCCTGGCACAAACTATCGTTTCGCTCATGTGGAATCGTTCCAAGAATCATATTAAGGAAATGCATCAGGCGATTGAAAATCTGTCCCTGCTGCTTGCGCGTAAAATCTAG